One window from the genome of Schistocerca piceifrons isolate TAMUIC-IGC-003096 chromosome 1, iqSchPice1.1, whole genome shotgun sequence encodes:
- the LOC124733139 gene encoding splicing regulatory glutamine/lysine-rich protein 1, with translation MKMTAGNTKVVQITNIAPQATRDQMQTLFGYLGKIEDIRLYPTIRDVAVPVQSRICYVKFHDPVCVQVAQHMTNTVFIDRALIVIPFQNEIPDEQKALELTNQGTSLFPTAEPKLPPNVTNQLEGVPPNQVITTHDPKLIANGLPPYPPLPATLDSRKIEEIRRTLIVTNIEQSLGAQDLMEFFSTAGEVKYMRFGNREGDMERYLLIEFTDQATIIPALKLSGKDVNGRPIKVYHSTQAIVKPQAKSNEAAQKEIEEAMTRVKEAQNLISAAIDPVIGLLAKEKKRSRSGSRGRRSRSLSRGRRRSRSRSRRSRSRSRRRSRNRGRSRSRRSRSRSSKHSRSRSRKRKSRSPGRRRRSRSRSRSRSRRRSRSRSRRSKSKSSKSHDKSKDKKEDKKDSKKESSKKDKEADSETKADSSSNAEKETSDQTAIQNSDTKDHDKDKDQDKDKDKDKDKDKDKDRDRDKEKDKDKDKSKSRSKEKSKEKSSREKSKSSRGRSSSRSKSRHRSPRRKSRSPRKKSRSPSRRKSPSRRRSSSRSRRKSRSPRRSHSKHSPSRKRSRSRSRSRRDSDKKREKEKSSDDRKDKDKDKDRESDRDKKKKDKKEHSEKESDSKVPRNYDEEEEGFDTNEQDKGDKSDKSNTKAVEQSNTGEKVANKGVSENVGDGNSSQADGLSDGKDSRTPNGKVQQREMQEAGQSDADDMDISTSP, from the coding sequence ATGAAGATGACGGCAGGAAACACCAAAGTTGTTCAAATAACAAATATTGCGCCACAGGCAACAAGAGATCAAATGCAAACATTATTTGGATATTTAGGAAAGATAGAAGATATTCGCCTGTATCCTACAATTCGTGATGTTGCTGTTCCTGTACAGTCTCGCATTTGCTATGTGAAATTCCATGATCCAGTTTGTGTTCAAGTTGCACAGCATATGACAAACACAGTGTTTATAGACCGTGCACTTATAGTTATtccattccagaatgaaattccaGATGAACAGAAGGCACTGGAGCTAACAAATCAAGGAACCAGTCTTTTTCCAACAGCAGAACCAAAACTTCCaccaaatgtaacaaatcagctGGAGGGTGTACCACCAAACCAAGTTATTACCACGCATGATCCAAAACTGATTGCCAATGGTCTACCACCATATCCTCCTCTTCCGGCAACATTAGACTCGAGGAAAATAGAGGAGATACGGAGAACATTAATTGTAACAAATATTGAACAGTCTTTAGGTGCGCAAGATCTGATGGAGTTTTTTTCCACTGCTGGCGAAGTGAAATATATGAGATTTGGTAACAGAGAAGGGGATATGGAGCGATATTTGCTTATTGAATTCACAGATCAGGCTACCATAATTCCAGCACTGAAACTTAGTGGGAAAGATGTAAATGGAAGGCCGATAAAAGTTTATCACTCGACACAAGCTATTGTGAAACCACAAGCTAAAAGTAATGAGGCTGCACAGAAAGAAATTGAGGAAGCAATGACTAGAGTAAAAGAAGCCCAGAATTTAATTTCAGCTGCCATTGACCCTGTCATTGGTCTACTAGCAAAGGAAAAAAAACGAAGTCGCAGTGGATCTAGAGGGCGACGATCCAGGTCACTTTCCCGCGGAAGGAGGAGATCAAGATCCCGTAGTAGAAGATCACGTTCAAGATCAAGAAGACGATCCCGCAATAGGGGCAGATCAAGATCTAGGCGTTCACGCTCTAGATCATCGAAACATTCACGCTCAAGGTCAAGGAAGAGGAAATCCCGTAGTCCAGGAAGAAGGCGCAGAAGCCGCTCTAGAAGTCGTTCTAGAAGCAGAAGACGCTCACGTTCCAGATCAAGGAGGTCAAAGTCAAAATCTTCAAAAAGTCATGATAAATCAAAGGACAAGAAAGAAGATAAGAAAGACTCCAAAAAAGAGAGCTCAAAGAAGGATAAAGAGGCTGACAGTGAGACCAAAGCAGACAGCTCAAGCAATGCAGAAAAGGAAACCTCTGATCAAACTGCTATACAGAACTCTGACACAAAAGATCATGACAAAGATAAAGATCAAGATAAGGATAAGGACAAAGACAAAGACAAAGACAAGGACAAGGACAGGGACAGGGACAAAGAAAAAGACAAAGATAAAGATAAGTCTAAAAGTAGAAGTAAGGAGAAAAGTAAAGAAAAGAGTTCTCGTGAGAAATCAAAATCATCAAGAGGAAGATCATCATCACGTTCAAAGTCACGACATCGATCTCCACGGAGAAAAAGCCGTTCGCCAAGGAAGAAAAGCCGATCTCCTTCTCGAAGAAAAAGCCCATCTCGACGTAGAAGTTCATCTCGGTCCCGCAGAAAAAGTCGGTCACCTCGCAGAAGTCACAGCAAACATTCACCATCACGTAAGCGGTCCCGAAGTCGCTCAAGATCCAGAAGAGATTCtgacaaaaagagagagaaagaaaagagcAGTGATGACAGGAAAGACAAAGACAAAGATAAAGACAGAGAAAGCGATAGggacaaaaagaagaaagataAGAAAGAACACTCGGAGAAAGAAAGTGATTCAAAAGTTCCACGGAACTATGATGAGGAGGAAGAAGGTTTTGATACAAATGAACAGGATAAAGGGGATAAAAGTGACAAGAGTAATACAAAAGCTGTTGAACAGAGCAACACTGGAGAAAAAGTTGCTAACAAAGGTGTTTCAGAAAATGTGGGTGATGGAAACTCCTCTCAGGCTGATGGACTATCGGATGGAAAGGATAGTAGAACTCCAAATGGGAAGGTACAGCAAAGGGAGATGCAGGAGGCGGGACAAAGTGATGCAGATGATATGGACATTTCTACTTCTCCTTAG